One segment of Streptomyces bathyalis DNA contains the following:
- a CDS encoding SDR family oxidoreductase: MDDHPTGGASGPGASGTPGSRAAVVTGSESGIGRATAVALARDGFDIGVTWFVDEADAQRTAEEVRSRGRRAEVRHLDLTRLPGPEAVIDEFADAFGTLDVLVNAAGDNRSAPFTEMTFEDFRHVMQVDLEGPFLLSQRAARRMIGQGGGGRIINVTSVHEHTPLPSATAYNTAKHGLGGLTKSMALELAGHGITVNAVAPGLIATRMSGLEGADVRTVHRPALPVARPGDPREVASLIAWLASDAAAYTTGQSYPVDGGFLIANPQFTTSNFGADGSAVTSPSAP; the protein is encoded by the coding sequence ATGGACGACCACCCCACCGGCGGCGCGAGCGGGCCCGGCGCCTCCGGGACCCCCGGAAGCAGGGCCGCCGTCGTCACCGGATCGGAGTCCGGCATCGGCAGGGCGACGGCCGTCGCGCTGGCCCGGGACGGCTTCGACATCGGCGTGACCTGGTTCGTGGACGAGGCGGACGCGCAGCGCACGGCCGAAGAGGTGCGCAGTCGCGGACGGCGCGCGGAGGTGCGTCACCTCGACCTGACGCGGCTGCCGGGGCCCGAGGCCGTGATCGATGAATTCGCCGACGCCTTCGGCACGTTGGACGTCCTGGTCAACGCGGCCGGGGACAACAGGTCCGCGCCGTTCACCGAGATGACGTTCGAGGACTTCCGTCATGTGATGCAGGTGGACCTGGAGGGGCCGTTCCTGCTGAGCCAGCGCGCCGCCCGCCGCATGATCGGTCAGGGAGGGGGCGGCCGCATCATCAACGTCACGTCGGTGCACGAGCACACGCCTCTGCCGTCCGCCACCGCGTACAACACCGCCAAGCACGGGCTGGGCGGGCTCACCAAGTCGATGGCGCTGGAACTGGCCGGGCACGGCATCACCGTGAACGCCGTCGCCCCGGGGCTCATCGCCACCCGCATGTCCGGCCTCGAAGGCGCCGACGTCCGCACCGTGCACCGTCCGGCGCTGCCGGTCGCGCGGCCCGGCGACCCGAGGGAGGTCGCCTCCCTCATCGCGTGGCTCGCCTCGGACGCCGCGGCTTACACGACGGGCCAGTCGTATCCCGTCGACGGCGGATTCCTCATCGCCAACCCGCAGTTCACGACCAGCAACTTCGGTGCCGACGGGAGCGCCGTCACCTCGCCGTCAGCTCCGTGA
- the paaK gene encoding phenylacetate--CoA ligase PaaK: protein MTTSEMPPSARVPRRTGEALPEHLLDAGERMDADELRAYQLSALQRTLHTAYNEVELYRRKFDEAGVRPEDCRTLEDLARFPFTTKADLRETYPFGMFAVPMADVRRIHASSGTTGRPTVVGYTENDISMWADMVARSIRAAGGRPGHKVHIAYGYGLFTGGLGAHYGAERAGCTVIPVSGGMTARQVQLIQDFEPEIIMVTPSYMLTLLDEFERQGVDPRGTSLRTGIFGAEPWTEGMRAEIEERLGIHAVDIYGLSEVIGPGVAQECVESKDGLHIWEDQFYPEVVDPVTDVLQAAGDEGELVFTSLNKEAMPVIRYRTRDLTRLLPGTARPAFRRMEKVTRRCDDMIILRGVNIFPSQVEEILLRTEGLAPHFQLRLSTRGRLDHMTVRVESRPGTAPAQREEAARSVAQAVKDGIGLSVEVEAVEPETLERSVGKIRRVVDERSRS from the coding sequence ATGACGACGAGCGAGATGCCGCCTTCTGCCCGCGTGCCCCGAAGGACGGGGGAGGCACTGCCCGAGCACCTGCTCGACGCCGGCGAGCGGATGGACGCGGACGAGCTGCGCGCGTACCAACTGTCCGCCCTCCAGAGGACACTGCACACCGCGTACAACGAAGTGGAGCTGTACAGAAGGAAGTTCGACGAGGCCGGTGTGCGTCCCGAGGACTGCCGCACCCTGGAGGACCTCGCACGGTTCCCCTTCACCACCAAGGCCGACCTGCGCGAGACCTACCCGTTCGGGATGTTCGCCGTGCCCATGGCGGACGTGCGCCGCATCCACGCCTCCAGCGGCACCACCGGCCGCCCCACCGTGGTGGGTTACACCGAGAACGACATCTCGATGTGGGCGGACATGGTCGCCCGTTCGATCCGGGCAGCGGGCGGCCGCCCCGGGCACAAGGTCCATATCGCCTACGGATACGGCCTGTTCACCGGCGGGCTCGGCGCGCACTACGGAGCGGAGCGCGCCGGCTGCACCGTCATCCCGGTCTCCGGAGGCATGACGGCCCGGCAGGTCCAGCTCATCCAGGACTTCGAACCCGAGATCATCATGGTCACCCCGTCCTACATGCTCACGCTGCTGGACGAGTTCGAACGCCAGGGCGTCGATCCGCGCGGCACCTCGCTGCGGACGGGCATCTTCGGCGCCGAGCCGTGGACGGAGGGGATGCGCGCCGAGATCGAGGAGCGCCTGGGCATCCACGCCGTCGACATCTACGGGCTGTCCGAGGTGATCGGGCCCGGCGTCGCGCAGGAGTGCGTGGAGAGCAAGGACGGCCTGCACATCTGGGAGGACCAGTTCTACCCGGAGGTCGTCGACCCCGTCACCGACGTGCTCCAAGCGGCGGGCGACGAGGGCGAGTTGGTCTTCACCTCGCTCAACAAGGAAGCCATGCCGGTGATCCGCTACCGCACCCGCGATCTGACCCGGCTGCTGCCCGGCACGGCCCGCCCCGCTTTCCGCCGCATGGAGAAGGTCACCCGGCGCTGCGACGACATGATCATTCTTAGGGGCGTCAACATCTTCCCCAGCCAGGTCGAGGAGATCCTGCTGCGCACCGAGGGGCTCGCGCCGCACTTCCAGCTGCGCCTGAGCACCCGCGGCCGTCTCGACCACATGACGGTGCGCGTCGAGTCCCGGCCCGGCACAGCTCCGGCACAGCGCGAGGAGGCCGCACGCTCCGTCGCCCAGGCCGTCAAGGACGGGATCGGGCTGAGCGTCGAGGTCGAGGCCGTCGAGCCGGAGACGCTGGAGCGCTCGGTCGGCAAGATCCGCCGGGTCGTCGACGAGCGCTCACGGAGCTGA
- the paaI gene encoding hydroxyphenylacetyl-CoA thioesterase PaaI: protein MTQAMSDGAAHTMFAADEASQALGIELLEAADGAARLRMTVTASMVNGHGIAHGGYIFLLADTAFACACNSHGPVTVASGADISFVRPAREGDTLTALAEERTTYGRSGIYDVSVLRDGEVIAEFRGRSRTVGRVEDSR from the coding sequence ATGACGCAAGCCATGAGCGACGGTGCGGCGCACACGATGTTCGCCGCGGACGAGGCCTCACAGGCCCTGGGCATCGAGCTGCTCGAGGCCGCGGACGGCGCCGCGAGGCTGCGGATGACGGTGACCGCGTCGATGGTCAACGGCCACGGCATCGCACACGGCGGCTACATCTTCCTCCTCGCCGACACGGCCTTCGCCTGTGCCTGCAACAGCCATGGCCCGGTCACCGTCGCCTCCGGCGCCGACATCTCCTTCGTCAGGCCGGCCAGGGAAGGCGATACGCTCACGGCGCTCGCCGAGGAGCGCACCACTTACGGCCGCAGCGGGATCTACGACGTGAGCGTCCTGCGCGACGGCGAGGTCATAGCCGAATTCCGCGGCCGGAGCCGCACCGTGGGGCGCGTGGAGGACTCCCGATGA
- a CDS encoding haloacid dehalogenase type II — MPPEQPDPHEADSVPPPPSGYQLKAIVFDVNETLSDMTPLRDRFEQVGAPADLMPTWFAGVLRDGFALAAAGAYADFADIARDGIRTLLVALDGRGPDEADDAARHILEGMAELPPHPDVPGGVHALRRAGFRLVTMTNGSPDLTDGLLKRAGVRDQFDALLGVSGPRCWKPAPDAYRYAVRRAGVRPGEALLIAVHPWDVDGAQRAGLAGAWLRRGTAHYPETMSRPKWTAEDLEELAEALAERANGQSQGQG; from the coding sequence ATGCCCCCGGAACAACCCGACCCCCACGAGGCGGACTCCGTACCGCCACCGCCGTCCGGCTACCAGCTCAAGGCGATCGTCTTCGACGTCAACGAGACCCTCAGCGACATGACACCGCTGCGGGACCGCTTCGAGCAGGTCGGCGCGCCCGCGGACCTCATGCCCACGTGGTTCGCGGGAGTGCTGCGTGACGGTTTCGCGCTGGCTGCGGCCGGCGCGTACGCGGACTTCGCGGACATCGCACGGGACGGAATCCGAACGCTCCTCGTCGCCCTGGACGGGCGTGGCCCGGACGAGGCGGACGACGCCGCCCGGCACATTCTGGAGGGCATGGCAGAACTGCCCCCGCACCCCGACGTTCCCGGCGGTGTCCACGCTCTGCGCAGGGCGGGGTTCCGGCTGGTGACCATGACCAACGGCTCGCCCGATCTGACCGACGGGCTGCTCAAACGCGCCGGTGTGCGCGACCAGTTCGACGCCCTGCTGGGCGTGAGCGGCCCGCGCTGCTGGAAGCCTGCGCCCGACGCGTACCGGTACGCGGTGCGCCGGGCGGGCGTACGGCCTGGCGAGGCGCTGCTCATAGCCGTGCATCCGTGGGACGTCGACGGTGCGCAGCGCGCGGGGCTCGCCGGTGCCTGGCTGCGACGCGGCACCGCCCACTACCCGGAGACGATGTCGCGGCCGAAGTGGACGGCGGAGGACCTGGAGGAGCTCGCCGAGGCGCTGGCCGAACGAGCCAACGGCCAGAGCCAGGGCCAGGGCTAG
- a CDS encoding xanthine dehydrogenase family protein molybdopterin-binding subunit yields the protein MSAPDASQPLKPLDVRSVGTSPQRVDGPAKVTGRAPYAWEHTLPGPVFVHPLQAAVARGRVVVMDTGQAEALEGVLAVLTPDNAPRLADTGDAELAVLQSREVAFRGQFIGAVIAETPEVARQAAQLVGVEYEQQPHDTELSTERTDLYRPETVTPGDPPDSDDGDVDAALAAAPVSIDVTYRTPMEHNNPMEPHTSVAVWEEGPGTGPQLTVYDSTQGAHLVRQMLAPLFGLPPERVRVVSPHVGGGFGSKGMPHAHNVLAVMAAMLCGGRPAKLALTRQQMFSLTGHRTPTIQRVRLGADTRGRLTAVCHDVVEQTARIKEFAEQTGVHARMMYAADNRRTSHRLAALDTPVPSWMRAPGEAPGMAVSEAAMDELALACGLDPIELRVRNEPETDPETGRPWSGRHLVQCLRTGADRFGWDRRAEAGTRREGDWLVGLGVASSTYPVYVMPGTVAEIERRADGAGSPDGYAVRIGAVDLGTGTWTALTQIAADALNCPFEDVRLEIGDTDLPPASVAGASSGINTWGTTVVAAARAFREEHGEAPAPGASTRASTPSDPDLENYAAHSFGAQFAEVRVHSGTGEIRVPRMLGVFAAGRIINPRTARSQLIGGMIMGMSMALFEESVFDHGTGHVINHDFAQYHIPTCADVQDIDAIWLDEPDLHANPMGSKGIGEIGIVGSPAAVVNAVHNATGIRVRDLPITPDKLLPS from the coding sequence ATGAGTGCCCCCGACGCTTCGCAGCCGCTGAAGCCACTCGACGTGCGCAGCGTCGGCACCTCGCCGCAGCGCGTGGACGGCCCCGCCAAGGTCACCGGAAGAGCCCCCTACGCCTGGGAACACACCCTGCCGGGCCCGGTGTTCGTACATCCCCTTCAGGCGGCGGTCGCGCGTGGACGGGTCGTGGTGATGGACACCGGACAGGCGGAGGCGCTCGAAGGAGTCCTCGCCGTGCTCACCCCGGACAACGCGCCCCGCCTCGCCGACACGGGGGACGCCGAGCTGGCGGTGCTCCAGTCACGCGAGGTCGCCTTCCGGGGTCAGTTCATCGGCGCCGTCATCGCGGAGACGCCCGAGGTGGCACGGCAAGCCGCGCAGCTGGTCGGTGTCGAATACGAACAGCAGCCCCACGACACGGAGTTGAGCACGGAGCGGACGGACCTCTACCGGCCGGAGACCGTCACCCCCGGCGATCCGCCCGACTCCGACGACGGTGATGTGGACGCCGCCCTCGCCGCGGCACCCGTGTCCATCGACGTGACCTACCGGACCCCGATGGAGCACAACAACCCCATGGAGCCGCACACTTCGGTGGCGGTGTGGGAGGAAGGCCCTGGCACCGGACCGCAGTTGACGGTCTACGACTCCACACAGGGCGCGCACCTGGTCCGGCAGATGCTCGCGCCGCTGTTCGGGCTTCCCCCGGAGCGCGTCCGTGTCGTCTCACCGCACGTCGGCGGGGGCTTCGGCTCCAAAGGGATGCCGCACGCCCACAACGTGCTCGCCGTGATGGCAGCGATGCTCTGCGGAGGGCGTCCCGCCAAACTGGCTCTCACCCGGCAGCAGATGTTCTCGCTCACCGGTCACCGCACCCCCACCATTCAGCGCGTGCGGCTCGGCGCGGACACCCGGGGACGCCTGACAGCCGTCTGCCACGACGTCGTCGAACAGACCGCCAGGATCAAGGAGTTCGCGGAGCAGACGGGGGTGCATGCGCGGATGATGTACGCGGCGGACAACCGCCGCACCAGTCACCGGCTCGCGGCACTGGACACCCCCGTACCGTCCTGGATGCGCGCCCCCGGCGAGGCACCGGGAATGGCCGTCTCGGAAGCCGCCATGGACGAACTCGCCCTCGCCTGCGGCCTCGACCCCATCGAACTGCGCGTGCGCAACGAGCCGGAGACGGACCCCGAGACCGGCAGGCCATGGTCCGGACGCCATCTCGTGCAGTGCCTGCGTACCGGCGCGGACCGCTTCGGCTGGGACAGGCGTGCCGAGGCCGGCACCCGGCGCGAAGGGGACTGGCTGGTCGGGCTCGGCGTCGCGAGCTCCACCTACCCCGTGTACGTCATGCCGGGGACGGTGGCCGAGATCGAGCGCCGGGCGGACGGCGCGGGTTCACCCGACGGGTACGCGGTGCGGATCGGCGCGGTCGACCTGGGCACCGGCACCTGGACCGCGCTCACGCAGATCGCGGCCGACGCGCTCAACTGCCCTTTCGAAGATGTGCGCTTGGAGATCGGTGACACCGACCTGCCGCCGGCGAGCGTCGCCGGCGCCTCCTCCGGCATCAACACGTGGGGCACCACCGTGGTCGCCGCCGCCCGAGCCTTCAGGGAGGAGCACGGCGAGGCTCCGGCCCCCGGCGCCTCGACCCGTGCCTCCACCCCGTCCGACCCGGACCTGGAGAACTACGCCGCGCACTCCTTCGGCGCCCAGTTCGCCGAGGTCCGTGTGCACTCCGGCACCGGAGAGATCCGCGTGCCGCGCATGCTGGGTGTCTTCGCCGCCGGACGCATCATCAACCCCCGTACGGCGCGCTCACAGTTGATCGGCGGCATGATCATGGGGATGTCGATGGCGCTGTTCGAGGAGAGCGTCTTCGACCACGGCACGGGCCACGTCATCAACCACGACTTCGCGCAGTACCACATCCCCACCTGCGCGGACGTTCAGGACATCGACGCGATCTGGCTCGACGAACCCGACCTGCACGCCAACCCCATGGGCTCCAAGGGCATCGGGGAGATCGGCATCGTCGGCTCGCCGGCGGCCGTCGTCAACGCCGTGCACAACGCCACGGGAATCCGCGTCCGCGACCTGCCGATCACACCGGACAAGCTGCTCCCGTCCTGA
- a CDS encoding FAD binding domain-containing protein: MIPFDYAAASDTGRAVATVTARPGAAFLAGGTNLVDHMKLGVATPDMLVDVTRLPLDRIEELPDGGLRIGATVRNSDLAAHPLVRGSYPVLSQALLAGASGQLRNAATTAGNLLQRTRCGYFQDVTTPCNKREPGTGCAAVGGWNRHHAVLGASEHCLAVHPSDLAVAMSALDAVVSVLGEDGERRIPLREFHRLPGDRPERDTVLAHGELVTSVELPPLPAGARSGYRKVRERASFAFALVSAGAVVVADAERVHEARIAFGGLAHKPWRATHAEEALRGAAPTEENFMRAADAELRHASPLRGNAFKIPMTRNALAELLRELTTQERR, encoded by the coding sequence GTGATCCCCTTCGACTACGCGGCGGCCTCCGACACCGGCCGCGCCGTCGCCACCGTGACGGCGAGGCCCGGCGCCGCGTTCCTCGCCGGCGGTACCAATCTCGTGGACCACATGAAGCTCGGCGTCGCCACTCCCGACATGCTCGTCGACGTGACCCGGCTGCCGCTCGACCGGATCGAGGAGCTGCCGGACGGGGGCCTGCGCATCGGTGCCACGGTCCGCAACAGCGACCTCGCGGCACATCCGCTGGTGCGCGGGAGCTATCCCGTCCTCTCGCAGGCGCTCCTCGCCGGCGCCTCCGGCCAGTTGCGCAACGCGGCCACCACCGCGGGCAACCTGCTGCAGCGCACCCGCTGCGGCTACTTCCAGGACGTGACGACACCGTGCAACAAGCGCGAGCCCGGCACGGGTTGTGCGGCGGTCGGCGGCTGGAACCGCCACCACGCCGTGCTCGGCGCGTCCGAACACTGCCTCGCGGTGCATCCGTCGGACCTGGCCGTCGCCATGAGCGCCCTCGACGCCGTGGTGAGCGTGCTCGGCGAGGACGGTGAACGGCGCATCCCGCTGCGGGAGTTCCACCGGCTGCCCGGCGACAGGCCCGAACGCGACACGGTCCTCGCGCACGGCGAACTCGTCACGTCCGTCGAACTCCCGCCGCTGCCCGCCGGTGCCCGCAGCGGCTACCGGAAGGTGCGCGAGCGGGCGTCGTTCGCCTTCGCGCTGGTCTCCGCCGGCGCCGTTGTCGTCGCCGACGCGGAACGGGTGCATGAGGCGCGCATCGCGTTCGGCGGTCTCGCGCACAAGCCCTGGCGGGCGACGCACGCCGAGGAGGCGCTGCGCGGTGCGGCACCGACGGAAGAGAACTTCATGCGGGCGGCCGACGCCGAACTGCGGCACGCCAGTCCGCTGCGGGGCAACGCGTTCAAGATTCCGATGACGCGCAACGCGCTCGCCGAGCTGCTGCGCGAACTCACCACACAGGAGCGGCGATGA
- a CDS encoding (2Fe-2S)-binding protein produces MDSHLTLRVDGERRSLTVDTRTTLLDALRDRLSVTSPKKGCDHGQCGACTVLLDGRRVLSCLTFAVAHDGAEVTTAGGLADADGELHPLQQAFLEHDGFQCGYCTPGQICSAAGMLAEAAAGHPSAVTPVADGGHAGPTAGSAPAVLDDDEIRERMSGNLCRCGAYVNIVAAIREVAAK; encoded by the coding sequence GTGGATTCTCACCTCACCCTCCGGGTCGACGGCGAAAGACGGTCCCTGACCGTCGACACGCGGACCACGCTCCTCGACGCCCTTCGCGACCGGCTGTCCGTCACCTCGCCCAAGAAGGGCTGCGACCACGGGCAGTGCGGCGCCTGCACGGTGCTGCTCGACGGCCGACGTGTTCTGAGCTGCCTGACCTTCGCCGTCGCACACGACGGAGCCGAGGTGACCACCGCCGGGGGGCTCGCCGACGCGGACGGTGAACTTCACCCGCTGCAGCAGGCGTTCCTCGAGCACGACGGCTTCCAGTGCGGCTACTGCACCCCCGGCCAGATCTGTTCGGCGGCCGGCATGCTCGCCGAAGCGGCCGCCGGGCATCCCAGCGCCGTGACTCCGGTGGCGGACGGCGGCCACGCCGGGCCCACCGCCGGGAGCGCCCCGGCCGTACTCGACGACGACGAGATCCGTGAGCGCATGAGCGGCAACCTGTGCCGCTGCGGTGCCTACGTCAACATCGTCGCGGCGATCCGGGAGGTGGCCGCGAAGTGA
- a CDS encoding PRC-barrel domain-containing protein, which yields MFEAGDIREWRDRDVVDPGGSKIGKLESVYVDTRTDQPFFATLTTGMPTRRKLVFVPLTGATVGPEYVRVAYAKNEVRAAPWIETDGELPAADEAMVFEHYKLDYETGAGGERRLARR from the coding sequence ATGTTCGAGGCAGGCGACATCCGCGAGTGGCGGGACCGTGACGTGGTCGACCCCGGCGGCAGCAAGATCGGCAAGCTCGAGTCCGTGTATGTCGACACCCGCACCGACCAGCCCTTCTTCGCCACGCTCACGACGGGCATGCCCACGCGGCGCAAGCTGGTGTTCGTGCCGCTGACCGGAGCAACCGTGGGTCCGGAGTACGTACGGGTCGCCTACGCGAAGAACGAAGTGCGCGCCGCCCCCTGGATCGAGACGGACGGCGAGCTGCCGGCGGCGGACGAGGCCATGGTCTTCGAGCACTACAAGCTGGACTACGAGACGGGCGCGGGCGGCGAGCGCCGCCTCGCGCGCCGCTGA
- a CDS encoding RNA-binding S4 domain-containing protein — MAEDAGTVRVDVWIWSVRLTKTRSTAASACRAGHVRVNGDRVKPAHPLRPGDQVRVRNAGRERVVVVSRIIRKRVGAPVAVECYTDHSPPPPPREAVAPAGRRDRGAGRPTKRDRREMERLRGMDGGSRPGTS; from the coding sequence ATGGCTGAAGACGCAGGGACCGTACGGGTCGACGTGTGGATCTGGTCCGTACGGCTCACCAAGACCCGCTCGACGGCCGCGTCCGCCTGCCGCGCGGGTCATGTGCGGGTGAACGGCGACCGCGTCAAGCCCGCCCATCCGCTGCGCCCGGGCGACCAGGTGCGCGTGCGGAACGCGGGGCGTGAACGGGTGGTCGTGGTCTCCCGCATCATCCGCAAGCGGGTCGGCGCTCCGGTTGCCGTGGAGTGCTACACCGACCACAGCCCTCCCCCGCCGCCGCGCGAGGCGGTCGCGCCGGCGGGCCGCCGGGACCGCGGCGCGGGCCGGCCGACGAAGCGGGACCGGCGCGAGATGGAGCGGCTGCGCGGCATGGACGGCGGGTCGCGCCCCGGCACTTCGTGA
- a CDS encoding 2-dehydropantoate 2-reductase, whose protein sequence is MSSSAPSARIAVIGGGAVGGLTAAFAQEAGHDVTLCLRSPLDELTLSTEGEVLRPALRFAGAPEEVAQHDWVFLTTKAQDTEGATGWLNALCGPDTVVAVIQNGIDHTERVAPLLPAGAEVMPTLAFMAVERVAPGRIVHHFNSELHVPEGRSAERFEALLANSRIRVRSVADFRTAAWRKLFTNVAANPLTALLKQRMHIIEDPEMYERAEEILLEALAVAQAEGALVDEKDVRRALRGNLAVAPDGGTSTFYDRLAGRPLEHEHITGAVVRGADRHGIPVPLNRLLLTMLRAADRELRESHQG, encoded by the coding sequence ATGAGCTCTTCAGCACCGTCCGCACGCATAGCGGTGATCGGCGGCGGCGCGGTCGGCGGCCTCACCGCCGCTTTCGCCCAGGAGGCCGGTCACGACGTCACCCTCTGTCTGCGCAGCCCCCTCGACGAGCTCACCCTGAGCACGGAGGGTGAAGTACTCCGCCCCGCCCTGCGGTTCGCCGGCGCGCCGGAGGAAGTGGCGCAGCACGACTGGGTCTTCCTGACGACCAAGGCCCAGGACACCGAGGGCGCCACCGGCTGGCTGAACGCACTGTGCGGGCCGGACACGGTCGTCGCCGTCATCCAGAACGGGATCGACCACACCGAACGCGTCGCACCGCTGCTGCCGGCCGGTGCGGAGGTCATGCCGACGCTGGCCTTCATGGCCGTCGAGCGCGTCGCGCCCGGCCGGATCGTGCACCACTTCAACAGCGAACTGCACGTCCCCGAGGGCCGTTCCGCCGAGCGTTTCGAGGCCCTGCTCGCGAACAGCCGGATCAGGGTCCGCAGCGTCGCGGACTTCCGTACGGCGGCCTGGCGCAAGCTTTTCACCAACGTGGCCGCCAACCCGCTGACCGCGCTCCTCAAGCAGCGCATGCACATCATCGAGGACCCGGAGATGTACGAGCGGGCCGAGGAGATCCTGCTCGAAGCGCTCGCCGTCGCGCAGGCGGAGGGCGCGCTGGTGGACGAGAAGGACGTACGGCGTGCACTGCGGGGGAACCTCGCGGTGGCACCCGACGGGGGGACCTCCACGTTCTACGACCGCCTCGCGGGGCGTCCCCTCGAGCACGAGCACATCACCGGTGCGGTGGTGCGCGGCGCCGACCGCCACGGGATCCCGGTGCCGCTCAACCGCCTGCTGCTGACCATGCTGCGGGCCGCGGACCGCGAGCTGCGCGAGAGCCACCAGGGCTGA
- a CDS encoding cold-shock protein yields the protein MASGTVKWFNSEKGFGFIEQEGGGADVFAHYSNINAQGYRELQEGQKVTFDVTQGQKGPQAENITPA from the coding sequence ATGGCATCCGGCACCGTGAAGTGGTTCAACTCGGAAAAGGGCTTCGGCTTCATCGAGCAGGAGGGCGGCGGCGCCGACGTCTTCGCCCACTACTCGAACATCAACGCCCAGGGCTACCGTGAGCTGCAGGAGGGCCAGAAGGTGACCTTCGACGTCACGCAGGGCCAGAAGGGCCCGCAGGCGGAGAACATCACCCCGGCCTGA
- a CDS encoding multicopper oxidase domain-containing protein: MSETSGSSLARRSFSRRLLAGSAAAALGPAVLASPASAAAPTAAAAAPQTSAGVRRAGPGGEVRHMKLFAQKLAGDQIGYGLEKGKATVPGPLIELVEGDTLHIEFENTTDTTVSLHPHGVDYDRANDGTKMNDSVVEPGGKRTYTWRTHAPGKRKDGTYRAGSAGYWHYHDHIVGTEHGTGGIRAGLYGPLVVRREGDILPEKQITIVFNDMTINNQPKGPDFKVTVGDRVEIIMITHGEYYHTFHVHGHRWADNRTGLLEGPGDPSRIVDNKITGPADSFGFQVIAGEEAGAGAWMYHCHVQSHSDMGMAGMLLVAKPDGTVPGHDHH, encoded by the coding sequence ATGTCCGAGACGTCCGGCAGCAGCCTCGCCCGTCGCAGCTTCAGCAGACGCCTCCTCGCCGGATCGGCGGCGGCCGCGCTCGGACCAGCCGTCCTCGCGTCCCCCGCGTCGGCGGCCGCGCCCACTGCCGCAGCCGCCGCCCCGCAGACCTCCGCGGGCGTCCGCCGGGCCGGACCCGGGGGTGAGGTGCGCCATATGAAGCTCTTCGCACAGAAGTTGGCGGGAGATCAGATCGGCTACGGCCTGGAGAAGGGCAAGGCGACGGTGCCCGGGCCGCTCATCGAGCTCGTCGAAGGGGACACCCTCCACATCGAGTTCGAGAACACGACCGACACCACGGTCAGCCTCCACCCGCACGGCGTCGACTACGACAGGGCCAACGACGGCACGAAGATGAACGACAGCGTCGTCGAGCCCGGCGGGAAGCGCACGTACACCTGGCGCACCCACGCGCCGGGCAAGCGCAAGGACGGCACGTACCGGGCGGGCAGTGCCGGTTACTGGCACTACCACGACCACATCGTGGGCACCGAGCACGGCACCGGCGGCATCCGCGCCGGCCTCTACGGGCCTCTCGTCGTGCGCAGGGAAGGCGACATCCTGCCGGAGAAGCAGATCACCATCGTCTTCAACGACATGACGATCAACAACCAGCCCAAGGGGCCCGACTTCAAGGTGACTGTGGGCGACCGCGTCGAGATCATCATGATCACGCACGGCGAGTACTACCACACCTTCCATGTGCACGGGCATCGCTGGGCCGACAACCGGACGGGCCTGCTGGAGGGCCCCGGCGACCCCAGCCGGATCGTCGACAACAAGATCACCGGCCCGGCCGACTCTTTCGGCTTCCAGGTCATCGCGGGCGAGGAGGCGGGTGCCGGCGCATGGATGTACCACTGCCATGTGCAGAGCCACTCGGACATGGGTATGGCGGGAATGCTGCTGGTCGCCAAGCCGGACGGCACGGTCCCCGGCCATGACCATCACTGA